In Pseudomonas sp. MM213, a genomic segment contains:
- a CDS encoding potassium transporter Kup, protein MGQASSQAAGAEHSAAKPIGMLVAAVGVVYGDIGTSPLYTLKEVFSGGYGVPVNHDGVLGILALIFWSLIWVVSIKYMMFVLRADNQGEGGIMALTALARRAAAGHKKLRTLLVVCGLIGAALFYGDSMITPAISVLSAIEGLGLAFEGIDHWVVPLSLIVLVALFLIQSHGTARIGILFGPIMVTWFLVLGALGVYGIMQHPEVLQAMNPVWGVRFFIVHPGMGVAILGAVVLALTGAEALYADMGHFGRKPIARAWFILVLPALVLNYFGQGALLLGDPEAARNPFYLLAPSWALIPLVGLSTLATVIASQAVISGAFSLTRQAIQLGYIPRMHIQHTSSAEQGQIYIGAVNWALMVGVVLLVLGFESSGALASAYGVAVTGTMLMTSILVSAVILLLWKWPPVLAVPVLLGFLLVDGVYFAANVPKIVQGGAFPVIAGIALFVLMTTWKRGKQLLVERMDEGGLPLPIFISSIAVQPPHRVQGTAVFLTARPDAVPHALLHNLLHNQVLHEQVVLLTVVYEDIPRVPTTRRFEVESHGEGFFRVILHFGFIDEPDVPQALKLCHLDDLDFSPMRTTYFLSRETVIASKLEGMARWREALFAFMLKNANGNLRFFNLPLNRVIELGTQVEM, encoded by the coding sequence ATGGGTCAGGCAAGTAGTCAGGCGGCGGGTGCCGAGCATTCGGCGGCGAAGCCGATCGGTATGCTGGTCGCGGCGGTCGGGGTGGTTTACGGCGATATCGGCACGAGCCCGCTGTACACCCTCAAAGAAGTGTTTTCCGGTGGTTACGGCGTACCGGTCAACCATGACGGCGTGTTGGGCATCCTGGCGCTGATCTTCTGGTCGCTGATCTGGGTCGTCTCGATCAAGTACATGATGTTTGTCCTGCGCGCCGACAACCAGGGCGAAGGCGGGATCATGGCGTTGACCGCGCTGGCGCGGCGGGCAGCGGCGGGGCACAAGAAGTTGCGCACGTTGCTGGTGGTCTGCGGGCTGATCGGCGCGGCGCTGTTCTATGGCGACAGCATGATCACTCCGGCGATCTCCGTGCTTTCGGCGATTGAAGGTCTCGGGCTGGCCTTCGAAGGCATCGACCATTGGGTGGTGCCGCTGTCGTTGATCGTGCTGGTGGCGCTGTTTTTGATCCAGAGCCACGGCACCGCGCGAATCGGCATCCTGTTCGGGCCGATCATGGTCACCTGGTTCCTGGTCCTGGGCGCACTGGGCGTCTACGGCATCATGCAGCATCCGGAAGTGTTGCAAGCGATGAACCCGGTCTGGGGCGTGCGCTTCTTCATCGTTCACCCGGGCATGGGCGTGGCGATCCTCGGCGCGGTGGTGCTGGCGTTGACCGGTGCCGAAGCGCTGTACGCCGACATGGGCCACTTCGGACGCAAGCCGATTGCCCGCGCCTGGTTCATCCTCGTGCTGCCGGCGCTGGTGCTGAACTACTTCGGCCAGGGCGCCTTGCTGCTCGGTGACCCGGAAGCGGCGCGCAACCCGTTCTATCTGTTGGCGCCAAGCTGGGCGTTGATTCCCCTGGTCGGCCTGTCGACCCTGGCCACGGTGATTGCTTCGCAAGCGGTGATTTCCGGCGCGTTCTCCCTGACCCGCCAGGCGATCCAGCTCGGCTACATTCCGCGCATGCACATCCAGCACACCTCCAGCGCCGAGCAAGGCCAGATCTACATCGGTGCGGTGAACTGGGCGCTGATGGTCGGCGTTGTGCTGCTGGTGCTGGGTTTCGAATCTTCCGGCGCCCTGGCCTCGGCTTACGGCGTTGCGGTGACCGGGACCATGTTGATGACCAGCATTCTGGTGTCGGCAGTGATACTGCTGCTATGGAAATGGCCGCCGGTCCTTGCGGTGCCGGTCCTGTTGGGATTTTTGCTGGTCGATGGCGTGTACTTCGCCGCCAACGTGCCGAAAATCGTACAGGGCGGGGCCTTCCCGGTGATCGCCGGTATTGCGCTGTTCGTGCTGATGACTACCTGGAAGCGCGGCAAACAACTGCTGGTGGAGCGCATGGACGAAGGCGGGCTGCCGCTGCCGATTTTTATCAGCAGTATTGCCGTGCAACCGCCGCATCGCGTCCAGGGCACCGCCGTGTTCCTCACCGCGCGGCCAGACGCCGTACCCCACGCGTTGTTGCACAACTTGCTGCATAACCAGGTGCTGCACGAGCAAGTGGTGCTGCTGACGGTGGTGTACGAAGACATCCCGCGAGTACCGACGACACGGCGCTTCGAGGTGGAATCCCACGGCGAAGGGTTCTTCCGGGTGATCCTGCACTTTGGCTTTATCGACGAACCGGACGTGCCGCAAGCGCTGAAGTTGTGTCACCTCGATGACCTCGACTTCAGCCCGATGCGCACCACCTACTTCCTCAGTCGCGAGACGGTCATCGCCTCCAAACTTGAGGGGATGGCGCGCTGGCGCGAGGCGTTGTTTGCGTTCATGTTGAAGAATGCGAATGGCAATTTGCGGTTCTTTAATCTGCCGCTGAACCGGGTGATTGAGTTGGGGACGCAGGTCGAGATGTAA
- a CDS encoding DUF3077 domain-containing protein, with translation MTNTKQSEASELKTIGLTPVLYCSNQPLFHVTRDVPLSDALAMASDFLYLAKELTKDAAYARDTDRHAWAAHYLTAMSKAVVDDAVKVLERPVWSKTESKK, from the coding sequence ATGACAAATACAAAACAGTCCGAAGCCTCAGAACTAAAAACCATCGGCCTCACCCCCGTCCTCTACTGCTCAAACCAACCCCTATTCCATGTCACGCGAGACGTTCCCCTCAGCGATGCGTTAGCCATGGCCTCCGATTTCCTGTACCTGGCCAAGGAGCTGACCAAAGATGCTGCCTACGCCCGAGACACCGACCGACACGCCTGGGCCGCGCATTATTTGACGGCGATGAGCAAGGCAGTGGTTGATGATGCAGTGAAGGTGCTGGAGCGGCCGGTTTGGTCAAAAACCGAATCAAAAAAATAA